The Xanthomonas indica genome has a segment encoding these proteins:
- a CDS encoding transcriptional repressor: MSSKKTACTEPHHHVHDAADFVKVVERVSRERGLRLTPIRANVLRLIAEAGRPVKAYDLLEWVREGKGVGADAPPTVYRALDFLMANGFVHKLESVNAFVACHHPSSAQHSVPFLICDRCHSAVELEDRDVVAQLEQRAKALGFQPQAQTLEVHGLCAKCAG; the protein is encoded by the coding sequence ATGTCCAGCAAGAAGACCGCCTGCACCGAGCCGCACCACCACGTCCACGACGCTGCCGACTTCGTCAAGGTGGTGGAGCGGGTCAGCCGCGAGCGCGGTCTGCGCCTGACCCCGATCCGCGCCAACGTGCTGCGGCTGATCGCCGAGGCCGGGCGCCCGGTCAAGGCCTACGACCTGCTGGAATGGGTGCGCGAGGGCAAGGGCGTGGGCGCCGACGCCCCGCCCACCGTGTACCGCGCGCTGGACTTCCTGATGGCCAACGGCTTCGTGCACAAGCTCGAATCGGTCAACGCCTTCGTCGCCTGCCACCACCCGAGCAGCGCCCAGCACTCGGTGCCATTCCTGATCTGCGACCGCTGCCACAGCGCGGTGGAACTGGAGGACCGCGACGTGGTCGCGCAACTGGAGCAGCGCGCCAAGGCCCTGGGCTTCCAGCCGCAGGCGCAGACCCTGGAAGTGCACGGGCTGTGCGCGAAGTGCGCGGGCTGA
- the creD gene encoding cell envelope integrity protein CreD: MKSLKLLLRFATIGGLILLLLIPLLMIRGTVQDRQHYRGEAVERVSQSKAGEQRLLGPLRVIPWTQDREVAVLDTDGKRVTKRETETGYVLQAPRRLQVEGELTPSQRHIGLFKVQVYSWHARLKADFDDLDYAAVDGRRYGRPYLAIGLQDVRGLVGTPNLRTDGRALPLQPGSKGLASLSRGVHAMLPALRDPQQGRLSDLHDVQMEFVLDGTQALSIVPVGDDNQIALSSPWPHPLFGGRFLPNERRITAQGFQANWALSSLATGAQAQVQSALDTRVSSPLPESGGQELDALRVDLVDPVDVYTQAERASKYGLLFVVLTFVAFGLFELIKRLPIHPLQYLLVGLALAIFFLLLLSLSEHIPFWQAYLVSAAACIGLQFFYLSGVLRSRLRAAGFAAMLTVLYGALYGLLASEDNALLMGSLLLFGILGAIMWITRRIDWYALGASLR, translated from the coding sequence ATGAAATCCCTGAAACTGCTCCTGCGATTCGCCACCATCGGCGGATTGATCCTGTTGTTGCTGATCCCGTTGCTGATGATTCGCGGCACCGTGCAAGACCGCCAGCACTACCGCGGCGAGGCGGTAGAGCGAGTGTCGCAGAGCAAGGCGGGCGAACAACGCCTGCTCGGGCCGCTGCGGGTGATCCCGTGGACCCAGGACCGTGAGGTCGCCGTCCTCGACACCGACGGCAAGCGCGTGACCAAGCGCGAGACCGAGACCGGCTACGTGCTGCAGGCGCCGCGGCGGCTGCAGGTGGAGGGCGAGCTGACGCCGTCGCAGCGCCATATCGGCCTGTTCAAGGTGCAGGTCTACAGCTGGCATGCACGGCTCAAGGCCGACTTCGACGATCTCGACTACGCCGCCGTCGACGGCCGCCGCTACGGCAGGCCCTACCTGGCGATCGGCCTGCAGGACGTGCGTGGCCTGGTCGGTACGCCGAACCTGCGCACCGACGGCCGTGCGCTGCCGTTGCAGCCGGGGTCGAAGGGCCTGGCCAGCCTCTCCAGGGGCGTGCACGCCATGTTGCCGGCATTGCGCGACCCGCAGCAGGGCCGGCTGAGCGATCTGCACGATGTGCAGATGGAATTCGTGCTCGACGGCACCCAGGCGCTGTCGATCGTGCCGGTGGGCGACGACAACCAGATCGCGCTGAGTTCGCCATGGCCGCATCCGCTGTTCGGCGGCCGCTTCCTGCCCAACGAGCGCCGCATCACCGCGCAGGGGTTCCAGGCGAACTGGGCGCTGTCGTCGCTGGCGACCGGCGCGCAGGCGCAGGTGCAGTCCGCGCTGGACACCCGCGTGTCGTCGCCGCTTCCGGAATCCGGCGGCCAGGAGCTGGACGCGTTGCGCGTGGATCTGGTCGACCCGGTGGATGTGTACACCCAGGCCGAGCGCGCCAGCAAGTACGGCCTGCTGTTCGTGGTGCTGACCTTCGTCGCCTTCGGCCTGTTCGAACTGATCAAGCGCCTGCCGATCCACCCGCTGCAGTACCTGCTGGTCGGGCTGGCGCTGGCGATCTTCTTCCTGCTGCTGCTCAGCCTGTCCGAGCACATCCCGTTCTGGCAGGCCTATCTGGTCTCGGCGGCGGCCTGTATCGGCCTGCAGTTCTTCTACCTGTCCGGGGTGCTGCGCAGCCGCCTGCGCGCGGCCGGCTTCGCCGCCATGCTCACCGTGCTGTATGGCGCGCTGTACGGGCTGCTGGCCTCGGAAGACAACGCCCTGCTGATGGGCTCGCTGCTACTGTTCGGCATCCTCGGCGCGATCATGTGGATCACCCGCCGGATCGACTGGTACGCACTCGGCGCGTCGCTGCGCTGA
- a CDS encoding XdhC family protein, protein MAREGSTYAHAGAMALFGADGMQQGWLSGGCLEPEIARCAAEAADAGAPVWMEIDTREDEDLLSGSAAGCRGRLHLALLPLHALPGFDGVAQAWLQGRGGLTLALDADGGIVARVAEQAARWCLPWRTVSAASPRVGEVYVPPAPRVSVFGAGPETTLLLPLLRQLGWMTTLVEQRPRWSGLAALADRALACTPTRAVADCAGSDAALVMHHHFELDREALDALAGSTIPFVGLLGPVRRREDLFRLLSPAQCAQLEPRLHSPVGLRLGGNGAEAIALSIAAQLQASRAAPPRLSAVVQASDRPRRSHRDALAAARPLLAEGGG, encoded by the coding sequence ATGGCCCGCGAAGGCTCCACCTACGCGCATGCCGGGGCGATGGCCCTGTTCGGTGCCGATGGGATGCAGCAGGGTTGGCTCAGCGGCGGTTGCCTGGAGCCGGAGATCGCGCGCTGCGCCGCAGAGGCCGCCGACGCCGGTGCACCGGTGTGGATGGAGATCGACACGCGCGAGGACGAGGACCTGCTGTCCGGCTCGGCAGCCGGTTGCCGGGGGCGCCTGCACCTGGCCTTGTTGCCGCTGCACGCCTTGCCGGGTTTCGACGGGGTGGCCCAGGCCTGGCTGCAGGGCCGCGGTGGCCTGACCCTGGCGCTGGACGCCGACGGCGGCATCGTCGCCAGGGTCGCCGAGCAGGCGGCGCGGTGGTGCCTGCCGTGGCGCACGGTCTCGGCCGCGTCGCCGCGTGTCGGCGAGGTGTACGTGCCGCCTGCGCCCCGGGTCAGTGTCTTCGGCGCCGGCCCGGAAACCACCTTGCTGCTGCCCTTGCTGCGGCAGTTGGGCTGGATGACCACCCTGGTCGAGCAGCGGCCGCGCTGGTCTGGGTTGGCCGCGCTGGCCGACCGTGCCCTGGCATGCACGCCGACGCGCGCGGTGGCCGACTGTGCTGGCAGCGATGCGGCGCTGGTGATGCACCATCATTTCGAACTGGACCGCGAAGCACTGGATGCGCTGGCCGGCAGCACGATCCCGTTCGTCGGCCTGCTGGGGCCGGTGCGGCGGCGCGAGGACCTGTTCCGTTTGCTGAGCCCGGCGCAATGCGCGCAGTTGGAGCCGCGCCTGCACTCGCCGGTCGGGCTGCGCCTGGGTGGAAATGGCGCGGAGGCGATCGCACTGAGCATTGCCGCGCAATTGCAGGCCAGCCGGGCGGCGCCGCCGCGGCTGAGCGCGGTCGTGCAGGCGAGCGACAGGCCGCGGCGATCGCATCGCGATGCACTGGCGGCAGCACGGCCCTTGCTGGCCGAGGGCGGCGGCTGA
- a CDS encoding GNAT family N-acetyltransferase, which translates to MHSPLSIQRLRGAGIVPFLDAVAQLRIAVFRDWPYLYDGDLGYERAYLAAYAASPDSVFVLARDGDQVIGASTGLPLADDAEAFAAAFAGSEIDPAEVFYFGESVLLPQYRGRGVGHAFFDEREAHARALGRFRLTAFCSVERSADDPRRPPDYRGNDAFWRKRGYQPQPALRMHLPWNEVDRGETPHTLGFWTRALEPAA; encoded by the coding sequence ATGCACTCTCCGCTCTCCATTCAGCGCCTGCGCGGCGCCGGGATCGTGCCGTTCCTGGACGCGGTCGCGCAGCTGCGCATCGCGGTGTTCCGCGACTGGCCCTACCTCTACGACGGCGACCTGGGCTACGAACGCGCGTACCTGGCGGCCTATGCGGCGTCGCCGGACAGTGTGTTCGTGCTGGCGCGCGACGGCGACCAGGTGATCGGCGCCTCCACCGGGCTGCCGCTGGCCGACGACGCCGAGGCCTTCGCCGCGGCCTTCGCCGGCAGCGAGATCGACCCGGCCGAGGTGTTCTATTTCGGCGAATCGGTGTTGTTGCCGCAGTACCGCGGTCGCGGCGTCGGCCATGCCTTCTTCGACGAGCGCGAGGCGCATGCGCGCGCGCTCGGTCGCTTCCGCCTGACCGCATTCTGTTCGGTGGAGCGGTCAGCCGACGATCCGCGGCGGCCGCCGGACTATCGCGGCAACGACGCGTTCTGGCGCAAGCGCGGCTACCAGCCGCAGCCGGCGCTGCGTATGCACCTGCCGTGGAACGAAGTCGACCGCGGCGAAACGCCGCACACCCTGGGGTTCTGGACCCGCGCGCTGGAGCCTGCCGCATGA
- a CDS encoding crosslink repair DNA glycosylase YcaQ family protein yields MASVPLAPDRARALWLHAQRLTTPAPFGDGAEAVRQATAHLGYVQIDTIHVIARSHHHVLYTRIPEYREQDLEQAQSQDKSLFEYWTHALAYVPVADYRMYVAQMARRRAQADARGVVDAQDYARLLRRIRSEGPLSIRDIDDDVLVEKTHPWGSRKPSRAALQYGFFSGDLVISQRSGMLKTYELAARHFGWRQRPRPVSEAQYARYLLQRALRAQAIVGVESICYGETAAKPAVRALIAAEMARKRLIPVHLQGQEGVALWAEPEVLDSAPPPPDPTRALLLSPFDPLVIQRKRLQQFFGYTHRFEAYVPAPQRVLGYFALPVLVGDRIVAALDLKMDRRAGRLLIQQWTWLEPRRAALQATIDAALQRFERFHLS; encoded by the coding sequence GTGGCTTCTGTCCCACTCGCGCCCGACCGGGCGCGCGCACTGTGGCTGCACGCCCAGCGGCTGACCACGCCGGCACCGTTCGGCGATGGTGCCGAGGCGGTGCGGCAGGCCACTGCGCACCTGGGCTATGTGCAGATCGACACCATCCACGTGATCGCACGCAGCCATCACCACGTGCTCTATACGCGCATTCCCGAGTACCGCGAACAGGATCTGGAGCAGGCGCAGTCGCAGGACAAGTCGCTGTTCGAGTACTGGACCCATGCCTTGGCCTACGTGCCGGTCGCCGATTACCGCATGTACGTGGCACAGATGGCCCGCCGACGGGCGCAGGCCGACGCCAGGGGCGTGGTGGATGCGCAGGACTACGCGCGGCTGCTGCGGCGTATCCGCAGCGAGGGGCCGTTGTCGATCCGCGACATCGACGACGACGTGCTGGTCGAGAAGACCCACCCCTGGGGCAGCCGCAAGCCGTCGCGGGCGGCGTTGCAATACGGTTTCTTCAGCGGCGACCTGGTGATCAGCCAGCGCAGCGGCATGCTCAAGACCTACGAACTGGCCGCGCGGCATTTCGGCTGGCGGCAGCGGCCGCGTCCGGTCAGCGAGGCGCAGTACGCGCGTTACCTGCTGCAGCGTGCGCTGCGCGCGCAAGCCATCGTCGGCGTGGAGTCGATCTGCTATGGCGAGACCGCCGCCAAACCGGCGGTGCGTGCGTTGATCGCCGCGGAAATGGCGCGCAAGCGCCTGATCCCGGTGCATCTGCAGGGCCAGGAAGGCGTGGCCCTGTGGGCCGAGCCGGAGGTGCTGGACAGCGCGCCGCCGCCGCCGGATCCGACCCGGGCGCTGTTGCTGTCGCCATTCGATCCGCTGGTCATCCAGCGCAAGCGGCTGCAGCAGTTCTTCGGCTATACCCACCGCTTCGAGGCCTACGTGCCGGCGCCGCAGCGGGTGCTGGGCTACTTCGCGCTGCCGGTCCTGGTCGGCGACCGCATCGTCGCCGCGCTCGACCTGAAGATGGATCGCCGTGCCGGTCGCCTGCTGATCCAGCAATGGACCTGGCTGGAACCGCGACGGGCGGCGCTGCAGGCGACGATCGACGCGGCGCTGCAGCGGTTCGAGCGCTTCCATCTGTCGTAG
- the gltX gene encoding glutamate--tRNA ligase — protein sequence MACRTRFAPSPTGYLHIGGARTALYCWLEARHRGGEFVLRIEDTDRERSTQAAIDAILEAMEWLGLDYDEGPIYQTRRLDRYREVAEQLLAQGKAYYAYETREELDAMREAAMARQEKPRYNGAARELNLPYRDDPNRVIRFKNPTEGVVAFDDLIKGRIEIANSELDDMVIFRPDGYPTYNFAVVVDDWDMAITEVIRGDDHINNTPRQINIYQALGAPVPKFAHMPMILDEQGAKLSKRTGAADVMQYKDAGYLPHALINYLARLGWSHGDQELFGRQELIDLFDVKDVNSKAARLDMAKLGWVNQHYLKSDDPATIAPQLEFQLRKLGIDPAAGPAAAEVVVALRERVQTLKEMAEKAEVWYRPLTSYDDAAVAKHFKPGAELALGKARELLAALPQWSLDGVAAALHDTAAALEIGMGKVAQPLRVAITGTQVSPDISQTVYLAGREEALKRIDAALIKIPAGS from the coding sequence ATGGCCTGCCGCACCCGTTTTGCCCCCAGTCCCACCGGTTACCTGCACATCGGCGGCGCGCGTACCGCGCTGTACTGCTGGCTGGAGGCGCGCCACCGCGGCGGCGAATTCGTGCTGCGGATCGAGGACACCGACCGCGAGCGCAGCACCCAGGCGGCGATCGACGCGATCCTGGAGGCGATGGAGTGGCTGGGTCTGGACTACGACGAAGGCCCGATCTACCAGACCCGGCGCCTGGACCGTTACCGCGAGGTCGCCGAGCAACTGCTGGCGCAGGGCAAGGCCTACTACGCCTACGAGACCCGCGAGGAACTGGACGCCATGCGCGAAGCGGCGATGGCGCGGCAGGAAAAGCCGCGCTACAACGGCGCCGCGCGCGAACTGAACCTGCCGTATCGCGACGATCCCAACCGGGTGATCCGCTTCAAGAACCCGACCGAGGGCGTGGTGGCGTTCGACGACCTGATCAAGGGCCGCATCGAGATCGCCAACAGCGAACTGGACGACATGGTGATCTTCCGTCCCGACGGCTATCCCACCTACAACTTCGCGGTGGTGGTGGACGACTGGGACATGGCCATCACCGAGGTGATCCGCGGCGACGACCACATCAACAACACCCCGCGGCAGATCAACATCTACCAGGCGCTGGGCGCGCCGGTGCCGAAGTTCGCGCACATGCCGATGATCCTCGACGAGCAGGGCGCCAAGCTGTCCAAGCGCACCGGTGCGGCCGACGTGATGCAGTACAAGGATGCCGGCTACCTGCCGCACGCGCTGATCAACTACCTGGCGCGGCTGGGCTGGTCGCACGGCGACCAGGAACTGTTCGGGCGGCAGGAGCTGATCGACCTGTTCGACGTGAAGGACGTCAATTCCAAGGCCGCGCGCCTGGACATGGCCAAGCTGGGCTGGGTCAACCAGCACTACCTCAAGAGCGACGACCCGGCGACGATCGCGCCGCAGCTGGAGTTCCAGTTGCGCAAGCTCGGCATCGACCCGGCCGCCGGCCCGGCCGCGGCCGAGGTGGTGGTGGCGCTGCGCGAGCGCGTGCAGACCCTGAAGGAAATGGCCGAGAAGGCCGAGGTCTGGTACCGCCCGCTGACCAGTTACGACGACGCGGCGGTGGCCAAGCATTTCAAGCCGGGTGCCGAACTGGCGCTGGGCAAGGCCCGGGAACTGCTGGCCGCGCTGCCGCAGTGGAGCCTGGACGGCGTCGCCGCCGCGCTGCACGACACCGCCGCCGCCCTGGAGATCGGCATGGGCAAGGTGGCGCAGCCGCTGCGTGTGGCCATCACCGGCACCCAGGTCAGCCCGGACATCTCGCAGACCGTCTACCTGGCCGGTCGCGAGGAGGCCTTGAAACGCATCGACGCCGCGCTCATCAAGATCCCAGCGGGAAGCTGA
- a CDS encoding carbon-nitrogen hydrolase family protein, with protein MKVAVAKYPIGAPADFAAFADKQAALLGEAAQAGARLAVLPEYLSLELAATFGAEVSARLPASLAAIQALHAPYMRLFADLARRLRLHVVAGSFLLAHGQGRYRNRAYWFTPDGGHGWQDKLQLTGFEKATGLIDGGEALKVFEAEGVRAGVAVCYDSEFPLPVRAQYEAGARLLVVPSCTDTEAGATRVRVGCLARALENRIFVAQSVTAGVAEWSPALDVNTGEATLYAPMDAGFPADGIVAQTRGEQVWAIAELDFAAFEASRATAQVANDRDWRGQLAPAVLRAELSAFA; from the coding sequence ATGAAAGTCGCCGTCGCCAAGTATCCGATCGGCGCGCCCGCCGATTTCGCCGCCTTCGCCGACAAGCAGGCCGCGCTGCTCGGCGAGGCCGCGCAGGCTGGCGCGCGGCTGGCGGTGCTGCCCGAGTATCTGTCGCTGGAACTGGCCGCGACCTTCGGCGCCGAGGTGTCGGCGCGGTTGCCGGCCTCGCTGGCCGCGATCCAGGCGTTGCATGCGCCGTACATGAGGTTGTTTGCCGACCTGGCGCGGCGCCTCCGCCTGCACGTGGTCGCCGGCAGTTTCCTGCTCGCCCACGGGCAGGGCCGCTACCGCAATCGCGCCTACTGGTTCACCCCCGACGGGGGCCACGGCTGGCAGGACAAGCTGCAGCTGACCGGGTTCGAGAAGGCCACCGGCCTGATCGACGGCGGCGAGGCGCTGAAGGTGTTCGAGGCCGAGGGCGTGCGCGCCGGCGTGGCGGTCTGCTACGACAGCGAGTTTCCCCTGCCGGTCCGCGCCCAGTACGAGGCCGGCGCGCGCCTGCTGGTGGTGCCCAGTTGCACCGACACCGAGGCCGGCGCCACCCGCGTGCGCGTGGGCTGCCTGGCGCGGGCGCTGGAGAACCGCATCTTCGTGGCCCAGTCGGTGACCGCCGGCGTCGCCGAGTGGAGCCCGGCGCTGGACGTGAACACCGGCGAGGCGACGCTGTACGCGCCGATGGACGCCGGCTTCCCCGCCGACGGCATCGTCGCGCAGACACGCGGCGAGCAGGTCTGGGCGATCGCCGAACTGGATTTCGCGGCGTTCGAGGCCAGCCGCGCCACCGCGCAGGTAGCCAACGACCGCGACTGGCGCGGCCAACTGGCGCCAGCCGTGCTCCGCGCGGAGCTGAGCGCCTTCGCATAG